A genomic region of Azoarcus sp. KH32C contains the following coding sequences:
- a CDS encoding FAD-binding oxidoreductase: protein MSACRLRSWGNYPDFPQTPFACHWRSELPDQLASLRAESGSTLPYGMGRSYGDSCLAASDHVLHMRPLDRFISADWSAGILSAEAGVTLEEILAVAIPRGWFLPVTPGTKYVTLGGVIANDVHGKNHHRKGTFGRHVRRFGLLRSDVGRLTCSAVEQPEFFAATIGGLGLTGVIEWAEIQLMRIGASRIRSLTQRFNTLDEFFALSSELDARHEFCVSWIDCSATGSTIGRGIYTAGDFSDEGPLATESPQKRSIPLTPPIPLFNRLSLKVFNEAYWRRAPAARTSADVGYDGFFYPLDAIRHWNRIYGPKGFQQYQCVIPEPEARAGVHALLETIAKSGAGSFLAVLKRCGDIASPGLLSFPLPGTTLALDFPQSAQLEANLFPRLDAIVREAGGRLYPAKDAHMSGEDFRRSYPEWRRIEALRDPALLSRFWQRVTQ, encoded by the coding sequence GTGAGTGCATGCCGGCTGCGCTCGTGGGGCAACTATCCGGACTTTCCGCAAACTCCGTTCGCTTGCCACTGGCGCAGCGAGTTACCCGACCAACTCGCATCACTTCGGGCGGAGAGTGGTTCAACTTTGCCGTATGGCATGGGACGCAGCTACGGCGACAGTTGCCTGGCGGCGAGTGATCATGTGCTTCACATGCGACCGCTCGACCGGTTTATCAGCGCAGACTGGAGTGCCGGGATCCTGAGCGCCGAGGCCGGCGTTACTCTCGAGGAGATCCTTGCGGTTGCGATTCCTCGTGGCTGGTTCCTTCCGGTCACGCCGGGTACGAAGTATGTGACGCTCGGCGGCGTGATCGCCAACGACGTGCATGGCAAGAACCATCACCGCAAGGGAACATTTGGGCGGCACGTACGCCGGTTCGGGCTTCTGCGATCGGATGTCGGACGTCTAACGTGCTCGGCCGTCGAGCAGCCTGAGTTTTTTGCCGCCACGATCGGCGGCCTGGGCCTCACCGGCGTCATTGAGTGGGCCGAGATCCAGCTCATGCGGATCGGCGCGAGCCGCATCCGGAGCCTCACTCAGCGGTTCAACACACTGGATGAATTTTTCGCCCTATCCAGCGAATTGGATGCAAGGCACGAGTTCTGCGTGTCCTGGATCGACTGCTCAGCGACCGGGTCGACCATCGGTCGCGGTATATACACGGCAGGCGATTTTTCGGACGAGGGCCCCCTTGCGACGGAGTCGCCGCAGAAGCGGTCGATACCCTTGACGCCCCCCATCCCGCTTTTCAACCGCCTGTCACTCAAGGTTTTCAACGAAGCCTACTGGCGAAGAGCGCCAGCCGCGCGCACCTCGGCAGATGTCGGCTACGATGGCTTCTTCTACCCGCTCGACGCGATCCGGCACTGGAACCGTATATACGGCCCGAAGGGGTTTCAACAATACCAGTGCGTAATTCCTGAACCCGAGGCACGCGCCGGCGTCCATGCGTTGCTGGAAACCATCGCGAAATCGGGGGCAGGGTCGTTTCTGGCTGTTCTCAAACGATGCGGAGACATCGCCTCGCCGGGCTTGCTGTCCTTTCCCTTGCCGGGGACGACTCTTGCCCTTGATTTCCCCCAATCGGCGCAGCTTGAGGCGAATCTGTTTCCGCGACTCGATGCCATCGTGCGGGAAGCCGGCGGGCGCCTCTATCCCGCCAAGGATGCCCATATGAGCGGCGAGGACTTCCGTCGTAGCTACCCGGAGTGGCGTCGCATCGAGGCCCTTCGCGACCCGGCACTGTTGTCCCGTTTCTGGCAGCGCGTTACCCAATGA
- a CDS encoding SDR family oxidoreductase, which produces MKKILIIGATSAIAGACARLWAAQGASLFLVARDAAKLDALAADLGVRGAAAIHSWQMDATDLSSHAPMLDAALETLGEIDIALIAHGTLPDQAACEADAACALREFATNGTSVIALLTLLASQFERQRDGTIGVITSVAGDRGRPSNYVYGSAKAAVSVFCEGLRARLFKVGVALTDIRPGFVATPMTDGLPLPGPLVAQPDMVARRIVSGIERRADVVYAPAFWALIMAVIRNIPRPVFKRLKL; this is translated from the coding sequence ATGAAAAAAATCCTCATCATCGGCGCGACTTCGGCCATTGCCGGCGCCTGCGCCCGCTTGTGGGCCGCACAGGGCGCAAGTCTGTTCCTGGTCGCGCGCGACGCGGCGAAACTCGATGCGCTCGCGGCCGACCTGGGCGTACGTGGTGCAGCGGCGATCCATAGTTGGCAAATGGACGCGACGGATCTCTCGTCTCATGCGCCGATGCTGGACGCTGCACTTGAGACCCTCGGCGAAATCGACATTGCCCTGATCGCCCACGGCACCTTGCCCGACCAGGCTGCCTGTGAGGCCGATGCCGCTTGTGCGCTGCGCGAATTCGCGACGAACGGCACCTCCGTGATTGCGCTGTTGACCTTGCTCGCAAGCCAGTTCGAGCGGCAGCGCGACGGTACGATTGGCGTCATCACCTCGGTCGCGGGCGATCGGGGGCGCCCCAGCAACTACGTCTACGGCAGCGCCAAAGCGGCCGTTTCGGTGTTTTGCGAAGGGCTTCGGGCGCGGCTCTTCAAGGTCGGCGTGGCGCTCACCGATATTCGTCCGGGATTTGTCGCCACCCCGATGACTGACGGACTTCCGCTGCCGGGCCCGCTCGTCGCGCAACCCGATATGGTCGCCCGGCGGATCGTGAGCGGCATCGAGCGTCGTGCAGATGTCGTCTACGCCCCCGCATTCTGGGCCTTGATCATGGCCGTGATCCGCAACATCCCGCGCCCCGTCTTCAAGCGCCTGAAACTGTGA
- a CDS encoding lysylphosphatidylglycerol synthase transmembrane domain-containing protein: MTALPSSPRAKEDDFVVLSGWRYRAVAWSVLFAAVGYLGFAMWSGWHEVAAAVRKVGIVGAGVALLLSLLNYGLRFIRWQAYLAAMDHPVPWRPSLKIYLAGFALTTTPGKAGEALRGVFLRRWHMPYAMSLAAFLSERLSDLLAIVVLTLFGLSEYPAAQPLVAAGSVGILAALLVLSNQKVLVWLHDVVSDTTRTSRLIRHLLQILLQARRCHAPVLLLTATALSIVAWSAEAFAFHLILDWMNLDIPLPFAFFVYAVSMLAGALSFMPGGLGGAEALMVTLLVWKGVGEAEAVAATVLIRLATLWFAVGIGAVILSSIAGGRSGNRNKATLTG, from the coding sequence GTGACCGCCCTTCCATCATCGCCGCGCGCCAAGGAGGATGACTTCGTCGTTCTGTCCGGCTGGCGATACCGTGCCGTCGCGTGGTCAGTCCTGTTCGCCGCGGTTGGCTACCTGGGCTTCGCCATGTGGAGCGGCTGGCACGAGGTCGCAGCCGCCGTTCGCAAGGTAGGCATTGTTGGCGCCGGTGTAGCCTTGCTGCTGTCGCTGCTGAATTACGGGTTGCGCTTCATTCGGTGGCAGGCCTACCTCGCAGCCATGGATCATCCCGTGCCCTGGCGGCCAAGCCTAAAAATCTACCTGGCCGGCTTTGCTCTGACCACGACCCCTGGTAAAGCGGGAGAGGCCTTGCGTGGGGTCTTCCTGCGACGTTGGCACATGCCCTATGCGATGAGCCTCGCCGCATTTCTCAGCGAACGCCTGTCCGACCTGCTCGCGATCGTGGTGTTGACGCTCTTCGGTCTCAGCGAGTATCCCGCCGCGCAGCCACTCGTCGCTGCGGGGAGCGTCGGGATTCTCGCAGCACTGCTCGTGCTGTCGAACCAGAAGGTCCTTGTATGGCTCCATGATGTCGTAAGCGACACGACGCGGACCTCGCGCCTGATACGCCACCTGCTGCAGATTCTTCTCCAGGCCCGGCGTTGCCACGCGCCAGTGCTGCTCCTCACGGCAACCGCCCTGAGCATCGTGGCCTGGTCGGCCGAAGCTTTCGCGTTTCACCTGATCCTGGACTGGATGAATCTCGACATTCCACTGCCGTTCGCATTCTTCGTCTACGCCGTGTCAATGCTTGCGGGCGCGCTGAGCTTCATGCCAGGCGGGCTTGGCGGCGCCGAGGCCTTGATGGTCACTTTGCTGGTTTGGAAGGGCGTCGGCGAGGCCGAGGCGGTTGCCGCTACGGTCCTCATCCGCCTGGCGACCCTGTGGTTTGCGGTCGGCATCGGTGCGGTAATCCTGTCATCGATTGCCGGGGGCAGGTCAGGCAATCGCAACAAGGCCACGCTCACCGGGTAG